A single window of Luteipulveratus halotolerans DNA harbors:
- a CDS encoding alpha/beta fold hydrolase, translated as MPSPADVSRVLIDGPWQHRFVAANGARFHVAESGEGPLVVLLHGFPEFWWAWRDQIPALADAGHRVAALDLRGYGASDKPPQGYDTFTLAADVAAVIRCLGERQATVVGHGWGGWIAWSMASMQPDVTRAVASLGMPHPLVLRQASARSMRQVRANAYLFGLQRPFVPERQMVAGPRYVRRLMSAWSGRPGWPSGDVSQLYADALTLPFVAHSAAEYYRWVMRSVMRSDGRRFVARLSQPVGVPVLHVHGESDGCVLPESSIGSQQWCSGRYDETLLPGVGHFIPEEAPDATNRLLIDWLGSLSGS; from the coding sequence ATGCCCAGCCCGGCCGACGTGTCGCGCGTCCTGATCGACGGCCCGTGGCAGCACCGGTTCGTCGCCGCCAACGGCGCGCGCTTCCACGTGGCCGAATCCGGTGAGGGCCCGCTCGTGGTCCTCCTGCACGGGTTCCCGGAGTTCTGGTGGGCCTGGCGTGACCAGATCCCCGCGCTCGCCGACGCCGGCCACCGTGTCGCCGCCCTCGACCTGCGCGGCTACGGCGCCTCCGACAAGCCGCCTCAGGGCTACGACACCTTCACGCTGGCCGCCGACGTCGCCGCGGTGATCCGCTGCCTCGGCGAACGCCAGGCCACCGTCGTCGGGCACGGCTGGGGCGGCTGGATCGCGTGGTCGATGGCCAGCATGCAGCCCGACGTCACCCGCGCGGTCGCGTCGCTCGGGATGCCCCACCCGCTCGTGCTGCGCCAGGCCTCGGCCCGCAGCATGCGCCAGGTGCGAGCCAATGCCTACCTGTTCGGGCTGCAGCGCCCGTTCGTCCCCGAGCGGCAGATGGTCGCCGGGCCGCGCTACGTCCGCAGGCTCATGTCGGCCTGGTCGGGTCGCCCCGGCTGGCCCTCCGGCGACGTCAGCCAGCTGTACGCCGACGCGCTGACTCTCCCGTTCGTCGCCCACTCCGCCGCCGAGTACTACCGCTGGGTCATGCGGTCGGTGATGCGTTCGGACGGCCGCCGCTTCGTGGCGCGCCTGAGCCAGCCGGTCGGCGTACCCGTGCTGCACGTGCACGGTGAGTCCGACGGATGTGTGCTGCCCGAGAGCTCGATCGGCTCACAGCAGTGGTGCTCGGGGCGCTACGACGAGACGCTGCTGCCGGGTGTCGGTCACTTCATCCCCGAAGAGGCCCCGGACGCCACCAATCGTCTGCTGATCGACTGGCTGGGCTCGCTCAGCGGGTCATGA